ATTTGAGGGAAAAAAAGACgagaaaaattattttctttcttttgttttttgGAATTCGGAAATTTAATCCCTCTCTCTCTTTACCAAGAAATTTTTGCTCTCTTTCTTCCCATTTTTGAAGATTAATGTGAGACATTGATTGCATAAAATAACCAATGATAATGGAAAAAGTTTTGTTTTGAGGCAAATATTTTGTTGGTAATGGTGTCTTCATTTTGCTTTTAGCAGTTTCTATTTCTAAGTATACTCTGTTTGCTTTCTGAGAATTTGAACAATATGAAATAGAATATCTCACTCCCAATTCTGAAGATTAGGTTTGGACGATGAGAAAATGAGGCAGTTTATAACTTTCGAACAATTTTTTACTTCCATTTCCCTGGAAAAAGAGTTGTCTGAAAGTTCTGCCATTTTCCTTCGTCTTTCTCTGCAATCAAACAGGAGATTTTCTAACTTCCCTTTTTAGTTAagctaataaaattattttacggtaatataattataaataaatatttgattttttatatttgtataattataaataaatatggaTAACTTAGAgtgatttaattgatttagtctataaatagtatattaaattaaatttatctaagaatttttctataaattactataatataaaatatggaaatacTAAAATTTCCTTTTGCAAATCTTCAtggtctattttttttttctttttatatattgTGGGTCAATGTAAATAATAGTTGGTCAGCTGTgctattaaataatttttcttataatctttccaaaaattattttcttataaaaaGTAATAATTTTATAATCCAAGCACGCATgcgttatttatataattttataagagagaaaaaataaaaaaataaatttatcttaataatattaaaattatttttcaatttataaTCTCAAAATTAAGTCTAATTAAAGCTAAATCTCAAAGTTGTTTACTTTGGATTATTGGTTAAAACATAGAATTTAGGTGTAATTAAAGAAGTGTTTGGTTTGAATGGAACTCAAATTTTATGTGTTGagtaattattttttgaatttatttatataaataatttaaatataaaatatgtatttataataatatttataaatttttatatattatattttaaataaataaaatataaatattttgtaaattattaaaattttaaaatgtaaattattaataaaaatatgttttatgtaaattattaattaaaatatatgaattaaaaaGATTAAGATATTATTagagtaataataataaattttgaaattgtatttCTAACACGAcatttaattctcaatttcttAGGAAACCAAACATAGTAGTATAAAATAATTATCaacatttttgtttttatttaagACATTGCCTTTTGACATTACTGTGCTAAGTTGCTaatgataaataattaaaatttgatgaactattttcaaaaaaatttgatGAGCTATTTTCAACAGTGGAAATTCTTCAAACAATATTTACAAAATTGAAGACCTCCTGGAACGTTACCCAAGATTCTTGCAGTAAACCAGAGTGGAAATTGAACTTCACAGATGACCTCGTTTCAAGCAATGTCACGTGCGACTGTTCATTTGAAAACGGCAACGTTTGTCACGTCACAAACATGTATGTGCTTCTTCCTTTAGCATCTCATTATTCTCTTCACTTGTAAAGATGCATACCCACAGAAATTTTTCCACATGCACATGAAAATATTGCATTATTCTTCTAGCATATTTATGTGAGATGGATTCACTAATCCAACTACTGATGATAATACTCTTTGCCTTTTACCTTTTTTGTTTCTTTGCAGCCTGCTGAAGGCTTTGAACTTGACAGGAGTTTTACCCACTGAAATAGGGAAACTTACTTTTCTGGTTCAACTGTAAGTATACGCATGCATCATTCAAATTTTATGCACGTTTAGAATTGAAAGCAGATTGATATTGTATGCGTTTCCATTCATTACTTGATGTATAGTGCTCTTTATTTGAATTAGTTTTCTTAAAAATAGTAAAAGATCAAGATTTATTGCACAGCAATATGGTGAACAGTTCGATGTCTGAACTTTAATGTCATCTGCAGGGAATTCTGGAATATGATtcaattgtttttctttttcgtTTATTTGGCTCTGACTAGGACTCCAACTCAGATATCTCACAGCCCTAAAAAGATCTCATAGCCCTAAAAGTCTTTGGTTGATTCAATTGTTTTTAGGACGTTTAAACACTCCTGATCTGTCAAATTCACGAGCCTTCCTTTTTTACTGAAAAAAACAGTTTTGACAACAAAGCAGATAAGCTAGTATTGCCAAATCTCATAGAAGATTGGCATTTTGTTTTACAATGGAGTGGGATGGGAGACTTGAAATTGGGACCCTGCCCAAATTGAATGCTTCGTTCTGCCAGGCTAACCCTTTGGTTGTGCATCCTTTTACTTAATTTAGTGACTAATGTGAAATATTTTATATTGAACAGTGATCTCACTCGTAACTATATTAATGGAACAATCCCTGCAAGTCTTGCTCAGCTCCCTAACCTTCGAAACTTGTAAGTTCTTTGCATCTCTATATCAGTAAGGACCCTTTCAATTACAATAATGCCATCATCCACAAACAAGTCAGCCATTTGTCCAACTTGTGATTACTGATTACTGCTGTGCCTAATTAGGTCCCTTTTGGCGAACCGTCTCACCAGTTCAATTCCTCAGGAAATTGGAAACATTGCTACTCTGGAGGAACTGTAAGTTAAGAAACAGAATTCTTTGCCAAGTAGAGCAAATACGGAGTTACAGTGTTTTATTTCCAACTTTAAATGGATGTTGCAGGGTTCTGGGAGATAATCTTCTTGAAGGACCTCTCCCTTCAAACCTTGGAAACTTGAGGAGCTTGAAGAGACTGTACGCCTGCTTTTTTCATCttctttgaatttatttttaaaattaatttgtatTTTCAATTGTTTTTATCCTTGCTCTGATAATAATTATACTGCAGCAGATATCTAATATTTTTTGTTCACTCCCAAATAGCCAATGGTTTATTATTCCTGCAGCCTTCTTTCTGCAAACAATTTTACAGGAGTGATACCAGATACATTTGGCAATTTAAAGAACTTAACTGACTTGTAAGTGATGTAATTTGACAAATTTTCACATATTTTAGCATTTTGAGCTAAAGCACTCATGAAATTCAAGTACTTCTTGCAGTAGGATAGATGGGAATGAACTGTCAGGGAAAATACCCGAATTTATTGGGAACTGGGCCAACATTGTTCGGTTGTGAGTATATGCTTAATTCCATTCATCTGTTCACATTATTTATCTATACAAACTaatagaaattttattttcttttgcagAGATTTGCAAGGAACGTCCATGGAGGGTCCTATTCCTACTACCATATCGCTCTTGACAAACTTAATTGAATTGTAAGCAAAACGTCCTCTTAGTTTTTTCAACTTCTGTGTTGTTACTTTCATGAAGATCTATGTGTATGGATTGGAAAAAGTTATTTTTCTGCCATATGTTGTTTGTCAGGAGAATATCCGATTTGAATGGAGCAAGTTCAAATTTCCCTGATCTCAAGGCTTTGAAAAAAATTCAGAGACTGTGAGTTGACTATCACTGTTCAAAATATGTTATTCAAACCTATGTTGTTCCATTTGGATTCTGTTAATTATTGTGATTGAATACTTTTTCGTTACTTAGGATACTGAGAAATTGCTTAATGATTGGTACAATCCCAGAATATGTTGGAGACATGACAGAATTAAAACAATTGTAAGTTTCTCAAAGCCTCAGATGGCCATCTTTATATGGATGCTTAATTATACAAGCACGTTTGGATAATTTAAGAAAATAGACCGACTCCACATTACATGAATTCTACTGCACTGGTGTTTTAAGGTCTGAATTATCGTGATATATATATGTGTGATTCCATTTATTTATTGCAGGGATCTTAGTTTCAATAAGTTGACAGGCCCAATTCCAGGCACATTTAAGAGATTGCAAAAATTAAATTACATGTAAGTCAATAAGTAAAAATATGTTGAAAGGAACAATTTCTCTGAATGTATTATTTTCAATCCATGTAGGTTTCTGACTAATAACTCGTTGACTGGAATACTACCTGACTGGATATTGAACAGTAAACAGAACTTGTGAGTCCTTCATGAAGCTATGGACCTTTATATAATCAATTGAAAAGATTCATACTTTGATAGAACGTACATAAATGCTTATCTAGTTTGCAACTTGCAAGACATGTAGTTAATTGTTACTTCTCATTCAGTAttcttatcatggcttttagctctTTTCAAGTTTTAACCCAAGAACTTCATTAAATCCTGATTTGACATATCATCTCAGGGATGTATCTTACAACAATTTTATGGGGTCATTAATGATTGGTTGCCAGCAGCCAGAAGTGTACGCatcatttttttttgttattttttaatgTTCTGTTATGTCTGTCATGCTATTTACTCTATCTTCTTTTTTAAATGTACAGGAACTTAGTTTCTAGTTTTTCACCTTCTGAGAGCAATGAGTGAGTTACTTGTTCACTAACATTCCTCAACTAATTAAAAACACATTTGAAATATATATTATTGATCATCAAACTTTCATCTCGTAGGATTTCCTGGTGCTTGAAAAGGGACCTCGCCTGCTCCGGGAAACCTGAATGTGAGTGTAGATAAATATTGCATTTTTTTGTCAGTAGAAAAACTCAAGAAACTTGTGAGGTTTTGACAAATGAATTGATTATATCTGCAGACCATTCCTTGTTTATAAACTGTGGAGGACACAAGATGACCTTTGAGAATAATGAATATGAAGAAGATGTAACTCCAAGTGGGCCATCTACCTTTATTTTTGCAGAAAAATGGGCTTATAGCAGTACTGGACTTTATATGGGCAATGATAGTGCTGAATTCATAGCAAGAACAAGTTTTGGTTCAAATGTGACTGGAGCACGATTGTATGAATCTGCCCGCCTAGCTCCTCAATCACTTAAGTACTATGGCCTATGTATGCGGCAGGGAAGCTATAAAGTGAAGCTTCACTTTGCTGAAATTATGTATTCCAATGATCAATCATATTGCAGCCTTGGGAGGCGCATATTTGATGTATCAATTCAAGTGAGTTTATGATTTGGTTCCGTGTTAGATTTGATTTAGCTATGGAAAGAGGAAACTATGTCAACTGACTGTAATTTGAATTATTTTCCCAGGGAAATGTAGTTTTGAAGGATTTCAATATTATGGAGAAAGCTGGAGGAGCTCGTATTAGTCATGTTGAGGAATTTGATAATATTTTGGTTAACGGCAGCTCTACACTAGAGATACATTTGTATTGGTTGGGCAAAGGTACTACTGCAATTCCAACAAGAAGTGTCTATGGACCTCTCATATCAGCAATTACGGTGACACCAAGTAAGCTTATTTCATCTTGAATGATTTTCACCTGTCATACGAACCTGTCATTTATGTATTCTCTCTTCTAATAGACTTCAAGGTTGATGACGGAGGGTTGTTAGTCGCAGCGATTATCGGCATTGTAGCTACTTCATGCTTTGTTGTTGTGCTGATCTTGTTAGTCCTCCGACGGAAAGGTTATTTAGGGGTGAAGGACCTTGAAGATAAAGGTAAGATTAATTGCATAATACATGTCTAGATGTTCTTCTCTAATTGTGCATGCTATGAAATTTTTTGATAGTCTTTTCTGCCTGATTTGAGACTATGCTCTTACAGAATTTCGTGGACTAGATCTCCAAACTGGTTATTTCAGTCTAAGACAAATTAAACAAGCTACCAACAGTTTTGATGTGGCAAATCAGATTGGAGAGGGAGGATTTGGGCCAGTGTACAAGGTAATTATGAATCTGTGCATTTATTATTTGCTTGGTTATGATACAAGAAATTTACTATTAAGACATGCTAAAATATTCTGAAATTTTAACGTGCTGATATCAGGGAGTGCTGCCAGATGGTACAATAATTGCTGTTAAGCAGCTGTCTTCAAAATCGAAGCAAGGGAACCGTGAATTTGTGAACGAAATAGGCATGATATCTGCCTTACAACATCCTAACCTTGTGAGGCTGTATGGCTGCTGCATTGAAGGAAACCAACTGTTGTTAGTCTATGAATACTTGGAAAATAACAGTCTTGCTCGTGCACTTTTTGGTAATTGCTTGACAAATATCTTGTGCATCATTTTCTGAATTCTCCAGAATATGACTGAATTGAGTCTTCTGATGTTAGGTCGTGAGGAACAACGACTTGAAATGGAttggccaacaagaaagaaaataCTGTTGGGTATTGCAAAGGGATTAGCTTATCTCCATGAGGAGTCTAGGCTGAAAATCGTACACAGAGACATAAAAGCTACCAATGTGCTTCTTGATAAGGATTTAAATGCTAAGATATCAGACTTTGGCTTAGCCAAGCTTGATGAAGAAGAAAACACTCATATCAGCACACGGATAGCTGGAACAGTGTGAGTTCCCTTTATCACTTTAAATCTATTTGTTTGAGTTATGCAAAAGAAGTAGACTTCTTCTAAAGTGCAGGGTTTTGGACAGATTATAGAATGCATATGAAATGATGTGGTAGATATTGGAGAAATTGTAAACTGTATGTATGTAATTTGAAGTCAGCTTCTATTCTTACCTTTTGTGGGATcagacttgaaaaaaaaaatgaatttgttAACATTTTGCAACTATTTGATTTTTATGCAGAGGTTATATGGCTCCAGAATATGCAATGAGGGGTTACTTGACAGATAAAGCAGATGTTTACAGCTTTGGAGTTGTTGGTCTGGAGATTGTAAGCGGGAAGAGCAACACCAACTACAGACCAAAGGAGGAGTTTGTTTATCTTCTTGATTGGGTAACATTATGACTACACATGACTGCAATGCAAATTTAATTATCTTTTCTTGTTTGGAAAGACTGCACAAGCTAGATATCTAAATTCTAAACCCTTTTGCTTTTGTTATATAAATGAAGGCTTATGTGCTGCAAGAGCAAGGAAACCTTCTGGAACTTGTGGATCCAAATCTAGGATCAAACTACTCAAAGCAAGAGGCAATGAGTATACTTAACCtggctttattgtgcaccaaccCATCACCCACATTAAGGCCATCAATGTCTTCTGTAGTGAGCATGGTGGAAGGCGAAATTCCAGTCCAAGCTCTGATAATCAAGCGCGGTTCCATGGACCAGGATGCAAGGTTTAAAGCCTTTGAGATTCTATCACATGACAGCCAAACTCACATTCCCATGTTCTCTCAGGATAGTCAGGATCAAAGAGGCGTGTCAACTGATGGACCATGGTTAGATTCCTCAATTTCTTCCCCAAGTAATGATGAGTCACGAGAGCATTCATCAAGCCGGCTTCTTAAGGATCTTTATGATGTTAAATTGGAGTAATCAAAGCAGGATTGATAAAATAGTaactatatatataaataagtcttGGTTGATCCAGGAGAAATAGTTTTGATTAGTGTGTATAGCTTCTTCCTTGTCCAAGTTTAACTTTATTAGCCCTTCAACATGTAAATGAAAACCACCACCTTCTTGTGGTGAAACTTTCCCTAGAGTAATCCAAACATCAAGAAATTGGTAGACAAACCGACATGGAATCAAAAAGTCTATGGGATGCACTCTAATGTTGCCCATTCAAATTTTCCAAAGGTGGAGCTGACAAAGTGTTCATGGATTGAAAATGGTTTAAAATTAATTCTTTCAGCAAAGGCCATGCGCAACAGTGCGTCACCGAGAGGTTGAGGCTCTAGTTCAAGGGATTGTCACAATTGTGCAGAACGTACTTTAAGCAGAAGAGAGGTAAAAATCGTGTTACCTTGCAGGGAAATGAAAATGAAAGAGTAAGTGCTAGAAAGGATAGGCAAGTCCTATACGGTGGCACCAGAGAATGGAACAATGAGCAATTTGATGTGCCCCATGTAGTGAATTCTCCTTCAGGAGGCTACAATGAATTTTCTTTGAACTTTCTTGCTTTCTTCGCGGCATTAGCGTTGGAAAACAGCATTCCATATCAGGGGAGATAAAAGTAATTAAGAATTCATAAAAATAAAGGTCCAATAAATCAATTTAGCTTAGTTTATTCTGACAACAAGCCCAATTATTCAATTTAAGCTTCTTGTCAAATATTTCACATTGCCAATTTGTTTACTTTTCGTTCATGTTCCTGACATTTCCGTTCTAAACTCTTAGGCACATTGGAGAAAACGAAGTGTTGAGATTACTGGGTATTTCTAGTAGAAATGTCACTGAGAAAGCACAAATTGCAGCTCATTGTTTCAAAGCTGCTAAGGAAGTTGGAGATCGTGTTATTCCTCATAACACAAATTGCAGCTCATTGTTTCACTGACAGTGCCTGAGTCTGACTACAATCGCAAACTTGGTATCTTCCAAGTACCCTTCTTTTTTTCTTGTTTCACTGTAACAAGTTTATAACTTGAATATGGCAAAAATCCTGCTAACACACCATTTGATTAATTGTGACATGATGCTTGCGACGACGCAATAATTTCCACATTGCTTAACTACAACAATTAATAAGAGAATATAAATTAGGGGCACGAACTACCTTTGCGATTTAGGATATATGAAAAAATCTTCATCATAAATGAGcactttctaaaaaccc
The Hevea brasiliensis isolate MT/VB/25A 57/8 chromosome 15, ASM3005281v1, whole genome shotgun sequence genome window above contains:
- the LOC110668044 gene encoding probable LRR receptor-like serine/threonine-protein kinase At1g53430 isoform X1 encodes the protein MAFVIPSFLRILSVIVFGVLVLDCSFVKLGSLAQVLPTEEVEILQTIFTKLKTSWNVTQDSCSKPEWKLNFTDDLVSSNVTCDCSFENGNVCHVTNILLKALNLTGVLPTEIGKLTFLVQLDLTRNYINGTIPASLAQLPNLRNLSLLANRLTSSIPQEIGNIATLEELVLGDNLLEGPLPSNLGNLRSLKRLLLSANNFTGVIPDTFGNLKNLTDFRIDGNELSGKIPEFIGNWANIVRLDLQGTSMEGPIPTTISLLTNLIELRISDLNGASSNFPDLKALKKIQRLILRNCLMIGTIPEYVGDMTELKQLDLSFNKLTGPIPGTFKRLQKLNYMFLTNNSLTGILPDWILNSKQNLDVSYNNFMGSLMIGCQQPEVNLVSSFSPSESNEISWCLKRDLACSGKPEYHSLFINCGGHKMTFENNEYEEDVTPSGPSTFIFAEKWAYSSTGLYMGNDSAEFIARTSFGSNVTGARLYESARLAPQSLKYYGLCMRQGSYKVKLHFAEIMYSNDQSYCSLGRRIFDVSIQGNVVLKDFNIMEKAGGARISHVEEFDNILVNGSSTLEIHLYWLGKGTTAIPTRSVYGPLISAITVTPNFKVDDGGLLVAAIIGIVATSCFVVVLILLVLRRKGYLGVKDLEDKEFRGLDLQTGYFSLRQIKQATNSFDVANQIGEGGFGPVYKGVLPDGTIIAVKQLSSKSKQGNREFVNEIGMISALQHPNLVRLYGCCIEGNQLLLVYEYLENNSLARALFGREEQRLEMDWPTRKKILLGIAKGLAYLHEESRLKIVHRDIKATNVLLDKDLNAKISDFGLAKLDEEENTHISTRIAGTVGYMAPEYAMRGYLTDKADVYSFGVVGLEIVSGKSNTNYRPKEEFVYLLDWAYVLQEQGNLLELVDPNLGSNYSKQEAMSILNLALLCTNPSPTLRPSMSSVVSMVEGEIPVQALIIKRGSMDQDARFKAFEILSHDSQTHIPMFSQDSQDQRGVSTDGPWLDSSISSPSNDESREHSSSRLLKDLYDVKLE
- the LOC110668044 gene encoding probable LRR receptor-like serine/threonine-protein kinase At1g53430 isoform X2; translation: MAFVIPSFLRILSVIVFGVLVLDCSFVKLGSLAQVLPTEEVEILQTIFTKLKTSWNVTQDSCSKPEWKLNFTDDLVSSNVTCDCSFENGNVCHVTNILLKALNLTGVLPTEIGKLTFLVQLDLTRNYINGTIPASLAQLPNLRNLSLLANRLTSSIPQEIGNIATLEELVLGDNLLEGPLPSNLGNLRSLKRLLLSANNFTGVIPDTFGNLKNLTDFRIDGNELSGKIPEFIGNWANIVRLDLQGTSMEGPIPTTISLLTNLIELRISDLNGASSNFPDLKALKKIQRLILRNCLMIGTIPEYVGDMTELKQLDLSFNKLTGPIPGTFKRLQKLNYMDVSYNNFMGSLMIGCQQPEVNLVSSFSPSESNEISWCLKRDLACSGKPEYHSLFINCGGHKMTFENNEYEEDVTPSGPSTFIFAEKWAYSSTGLYMGNDSAEFIARTSFGSNVTGARLYESARLAPQSLKYYGLCMRQGSYKVKLHFAEIMYSNDQSYCSLGRRIFDVSIQGNVVLKDFNIMEKAGGARISHVEEFDNILVNGSSTLEIHLYWLGKGTTAIPTRSVYGPLISAITVTPNFKVDDGGLLVAAIIGIVATSCFVVVLILLVLRRKGYLGVKDLEDKEFRGLDLQTGYFSLRQIKQATNSFDVANQIGEGGFGPVYKGVLPDGTIIAVKQLSSKSKQGNREFVNEIGMISALQHPNLVRLYGCCIEGNQLLLVYEYLENNSLARALFGREEQRLEMDWPTRKKILLGIAKGLAYLHEESRLKIVHRDIKATNVLLDKDLNAKISDFGLAKLDEEENTHISTRIAGTVGYMAPEYAMRGYLTDKADVYSFGVVGLEIVSGKSNTNYRPKEEFVYLLDWAYVLQEQGNLLELVDPNLGSNYSKQEAMSILNLALLCTNPSPTLRPSMSSVVSMVEGEIPVQALIIKRGSMDQDARFKAFEILSHDSQTHIPMFSQDSQDQRGVSTDGPWLDSSISSPSNDESREHSSSRLLKDLYDVKLE
- the LOC110668044 gene encoding probable LRR receptor-like serine/threonine-protein kinase At1g53430 isoform X3, with amino-acid sequence MVYYSCSLLSANNFTGVIPDTFGNLKNLTDFRIDGNELSGKIPEFIGNWANIVRLDLQGTSMEGPIPTTISLLTNLIELRISDLNGASSNFPDLKALKKIQRLILRNCLMIGTIPEYVGDMTELKQLDLSFNKLTGPIPGTFKRLQKLNYMFLTNNSLTGILPDWILNSKQNLDVSYNNFMGSLMIGCQQPEVNLVSSFSPSESNEISWCLKRDLACSGKPEYHSLFINCGGHKMTFENNEYEEDVTPSGPSTFIFAEKWAYSSTGLYMGNDSAEFIARTSFGSNVTGARLYESARLAPQSLKYYGLCMRQGSYKVKLHFAEIMYSNDQSYCSLGRRIFDVSIQGNVVLKDFNIMEKAGGARISHVEEFDNILVNGSSTLEIHLYWLGKGTTAIPTRSVYGPLISAITVTPNFKVDDGGLLVAAIIGIVATSCFVVVLILLVLRRKGYLGVKDLEDKEFRGLDLQTGYFSLRQIKQATNSFDVANQIGEGGFGPVYKGVLPDGTIIAVKQLSSKSKQGNREFVNEIGMISALQHPNLVRLYGCCIEGNQLLLVYEYLENNSLARALFGREEQRLEMDWPTRKKILLGIAKGLAYLHEESRLKIVHRDIKATNVLLDKDLNAKISDFGLAKLDEEENTHISTRIAGTVGYMAPEYAMRGYLTDKADVYSFGVVGLEIVSGKSNTNYRPKEEFVYLLDWAYVLQEQGNLLELVDPNLGSNYSKQEAMSILNLALLCTNPSPTLRPSMSSVVSMVEGEIPVQALIIKRGSMDQDARFKAFEILSHDSQTHIPMFSQDSQDQRGVSTDGPWLDSSISSPSNDESREHSSSRLLKDLYDVKLE